The following are encoded in a window of Syngnathoides biaculeatus isolate LvHL_M chromosome 3, ASM1980259v1, whole genome shotgun sequence genomic DNA:
- the arfgap2 gene encoding ADP-ribosylation factor GTPase-activating protein 2: protein MAAEPNKTEILTIFKRLRSIPTNKVCFDCSAKNPSWASIPYGVFLCIDCSGIHRSLGVHLSFIRSTELDSNWNWFQLRCMQVGGNSNATAFFHQHGCSTNDTNAKYNSRAAQMYREKIRQQANSALSKYGTDLWIDSSGGSVTGVHEKKEPDFFAEHTQSANEFSMTPASEPEQNGAPVAMHLRDTLTKSQDDNQPEEGPSIDCLSTSPKPTAEVKPSIIGKKKPMPVKKGLGAKKGLGAQKVSSKSFSEVEKQAQVAEKLREEQAAEAKKQAEESIVTSMRLAYKELEIDRKLEEKKLKNLEGKKREQAERLGMGFGNRSAVSHSVMSEMQVIEQETPVGSKTSSHSKLDMFESGFTSGPPKYKDNPFTVGDSFGSRWDTEGGTASFSTSWALEKEEPKDEVTISSIQPIGERLPSRRKTEVSPPLSESSEARQKFANAKAISSDMFFGHESNAEYEAKTRLEGMSGSTAISSADLFGDCSDHKGRSSGFDSVLPAGPDITQFKQGVKTVAGKMAVLANGVMNTIQDRYGAY from the exons ATGGCTGCCGAACCAAACAAGACTGAAATTCTTACAATTTTCAAACGACTGAGATCCATTCCGACAAACAAG GTGTGTTTTGACTGCTCTGCGAAAAACCCTAGTTGGGCCAGTATTCCGTATGGTGTCTTTTTGTGCATTGACTGTTCTGGAATCCACCGCTCCCTCGGGGTGCACCTCAGTTTCATCAG ATCCACTGAGTTAGATTCCAACTGGAACTGGTTTCAGCTTAGATGTATGCAGGTTGGAGGCAATTCCAATGCA ACAGCATTTTTCCACCAGCATGGCTGCTCCACAAATGACACCAATGCCAAGTATAATAGCCGTGCCGCACAAATGTATAGGGAGAAAATTCGTCAGCAAGCAAACTCTGCACTCTCCAAGTATGGAACAGAT CTATGGATTGACTCCTCTGGGGGAAGCGTTACAGGAGTTCATGAGAAGAAAGAACCAGACTTTTTTGCAGAGCACACACAG TCTGCTAATGAGTTTAGCATGACGCCAGCCTCAGAGCCGGAGCAGAATGGAGCCCCAGTGGCCATGCATCTGAGGGACACTCTGACCAAAAGCCAAGATGACAATC AGCCAGAGGAAGGCCCGAGCATCGATTGTTTGAGCACATCTCCCAAACCCACTGCAG AGGTTAAGCCATCCATTATTGGGAAGAAGAAACCAATGCCTGTGAAAAAAGGG CTGGGGGCAAAGAAGGGCCTCGGCGCCCAGAAGGTGAGCAGTAAGAGTTTTTCGGAGGTTGAGAAACAAGCTCAAGTGGCTGAGAAGCTACGAGAGGAACAGGCAGCCGaggcaaaaaaacaagcagaagaGTCCAT TGTGACTTCGATGCGTTTGGCATACAAAGAGCTGGAGATCGACAGGAAGCTCGAGGAAAAGAAGCTGAAGAACCTGGAGGGCAAGAAGAGGGAGCAGGCCGAAAGACTGGGCATGGGATTTGGAAACAGAAG TGCTGTGTCACATTCAGTGATGTCTGAGATGCAGGTCATTGAGCAGGAAACACCAGTGGGATCCAAGACCTCATCTCATTCCAAACTGGATATGTTTGAGTCTGGTTTCACCTCAGGACCCCCTAA ATATAAGGACAACCCATTCACGGTGGGTGACAGTTTTGGATCCCGCTGGGACACAGAGGGAGGAACTGCCTCCTTTAGCACCTCCTGGGCACTAGAGAAAGAGGAACCCAAAGATGAAGTCACCATCTCCAGTATTCAGCCAATAGGAGAAAG ACTTCCTAGCAGAAGAAAAACTGAAGTGTCTCCCCCACTGTCTGAGTCAAGTGAGGCCAGGCAGAAGTTTGCTAATGCAAAGGCCATTTCTTCAGACATGTTCTTTGGCCATGAAAGCAATGCGGAG TATGAAGCAAAGACCCGACTGGAGGGCATGTCTGGAAGCACAGCCATCAGTTCCGCTGACCTGTTTGGAGATTGCAGTGACCATAAAG GGCGGTCATCAGGCTTTGACAGCGTCCTTCCTGCTGGTCCGGACATCACCCAGTTCAAGCAAGGAGTGAAGACTGTCGCAGGCAAGATGGCTGTCCTTGCCAATGGTGTCATGAATACCATCCAG GATCGCTATGGTGCTTATTGA